One genomic segment of Corynebacterium durum includes these proteins:
- a CDS encoding nicotinamidase produces the protein MRALIIVDVQNDFCPGGPLATADGNNVARRIATFVKDHGKDYSAVVATKDWHIDPGEHFSPTPDFLDTWPVHCVANSDGADFHPMIDPSVFDAVFLKGQYTSAYSGFEGATEDGTPLATWLRDREITHVDIAGIATDYCVRATALDALSEGFTTHVLTDLCAAVAPDTGRAALEELAAEGANVDKQN, from the coding sequence TGATCATTGTTGACGTCCAAAATGACTTCTGCCCAGGCGGCCCCCTAGCCACAGCCGACGGCAACAACGTAGCCCGGCGAATAGCCACCTTTGTCAAAGATCACGGCAAGGATTACAGCGCCGTGGTGGCCACAAAGGACTGGCACATTGACCCCGGCGAACACTTCTCCCCCACCCCGGATTTTCTGGATACCTGGCCGGTGCACTGTGTTGCCAACAGCGACGGCGCAGATTTCCACCCCATGATTGACCCGAGCGTTTTCGACGCAGTGTTCCTCAAAGGCCAGTACACCTCCGCCTACTCCGGGTTTGAAGGCGCGACAGAAGACGGTACTCCCCTGGCCACATGGCTGCGTGACCGGGAGATCACGCACGTGGACATTGCGGGCATTGCCACTGATTACTGCGTGCGCGCCACCGCGCTGGACGCGTTAAGCGAGGGATTCACAACCCACGTGCTCACGGATCTGTGCGCCGCCGTTGCCCCAGACACTGGGCGCGCAGCCTTGGAGGAGCTGGCTGCGGAAGGCGCGAACGTCGATAAGCAGAACTAA
- a CDS encoding DUF3618 domain-containing protein: MARNIEDIQQDIERTRRQLAGTLDRLAYRTRPQTIVEDAKKSALQRLQEPQVKQILTGVAAVVAVGVLIGLARSRRRSKDMKELQRLLSNR, from the coding sequence GTGGCCCGCAACATTGAAGACATCCAGCAGGACATCGAGCGTACGCGTCGTCAGTTGGCGGGTACTTTGGATCGGCTGGCCTACCGCACCCGCCCCCAAACCATCGTTGAGGACGCCAAGAAGTCTGCCCTCCAACGCCTCCAGGAGCCGCAGGTGAAGCAAATTCTCACAGGTGTTGCTGCTGTTGTGGCTGTCGGCGTCCTCATCGGCCTCGCCCGCTCCCGCCGACGCTCAAAGGACATGAAGGAACTCCAGCGCCTGCTGTCCAACCGTTAG
- the bcp gene encoding thioredoxin-dependent thiol peroxidase translates to MTEQKRLEIGDQAPAFTLPNDSGETTSLSDYQGKRVLVYFYPRANTPGCTTEACDFRDSLTQLNDLGIEVVGISPDTVDKLVAFREKNNLTFPLLADPDKNVLKEWGAFGEKKNYGKIVEGVIRSTFLVGTDGTIELALYNVRATGHVARVIRELEK, encoded by the coding sequence ATGACTGAGCAAAAACGCCTGGAAATCGGTGACCAAGCCCCGGCCTTCACCCTGCCCAACGATAGCGGTGAAACGACGTCACTGTCCGATTACCAGGGTAAACGCGTGCTCGTCTACTTCTACCCGCGTGCCAACACCCCCGGATGCACCACAGAAGCCTGCGACTTCCGCGACAGCCTCACACAACTCAATGACCTGGGGATAGAGGTGGTGGGCATCTCCCCCGATACGGTGGATAAACTCGTGGCCTTCCGCGAGAAAAACAACCTCACCTTTCCCCTGCTCGCCGACCCCGACAAAAACGTGCTCAAAGAATGGGGTGCCTTTGGGGAGAAAAAGAACTACGGCAAAATCGTCGAAGGCGTGATCCGCTCCACCTTCCTCGTCGGTACCGACGGCACCATCGAACTCGCGCTCTACAACGTACGCGCCACTGGACACGTCGCCCGGGTCATCAGAGAACTGGAAAAATAA
- a CDS encoding TetR/AcrR family transcriptional regulator: MDQDAPDILLPRRRPAQQRSRERFNRILASARAVLVDVGFESFTFDEVARRAEVPIGTLYQFFANKYVLICELDRQDTAEIVSELQDFSSRVPALQWPDFLDEFIDHLAGLWRDDPSRRAVWHAVQSTPATRATAAATEQEMLDLIARVMKPLAPGSPDILRRELAGILVHTVSSLLNYAVRDKELDDARFSGTVAEIKRMLVAYLFAVATG, encoded by the coding sequence ATGGACCAAGACGCCCCGGACATACTCCTACCGCGCCGACGCCCCGCGCAACAGCGAAGCCGCGAACGCTTCAACCGCATCCTCGCCAGCGCCCGCGCGGTCCTTGTCGACGTCGGGTTCGAATCCTTCACCTTCGACGAAGTCGCCCGGCGCGCCGAAGTACCCATCGGCACTCTGTATCAATTCTTTGCCAACAAATACGTGCTCATCTGCGAACTCGACCGGCAAGACACCGCCGAGATTGTCTCCGAGCTTCAGGACTTCTCCTCCCGAGTGCCGGCGCTGCAATGGCCCGACTTCCTCGACGAATTCATCGACCACCTCGCGGGACTCTGGCGCGATGACCCCTCCCGCCGCGCCGTCTGGCACGCCGTGCAATCCACCCCGGCGACCCGTGCCACCGCCGCCGCGACCGAGCAGGAAATGCTCGACCTCATTGCCCGCGTGATGAAGCCCCTCGCCCCCGGCTCCCCCGATATTCTCCGCCGCGAGCTCGCCGGGATTCTGGTGCACACCGTCAGCTCGCTGCTCAACTACGCTGTCCGCGATAAAGAGCTTGACGACGCCCGCTTCTCCGGCACCGTCGCCGAAATCAAGCGCATGCTGGTTGCGTATCTGTTTGCTGTAGCGACGGGGTAG
- the acpS gene encoding holo-ACP synthase AcpS, which translates to MPPVTPAIGIDLVHIPSFAEQLQQPGSRFHRVFSAFERRHANQKLDPDQHLAGRWAAKEAFVKAWSQALYGTPPVIDLEDFDWSQVEVVPDQWGRVAIHLIGEVAEQVAETMGGATPHISLSISHDGDYATATCCIALMVG; encoded by the coding sequence ATGCCCCCTGTCACCCCCGCCATCGGTATTGACCTCGTCCATATCCCCAGTTTTGCCGAACAGCTCCAGCAACCTGGCAGTCGCTTTCACCGCGTATTCAGCGCCTTCGAAAGACGTCACGCCAACCAAAAACTCGACCCTGATCAGCATCTCGCCGGGCGATGGGCCGCTAAAGAAGCCTTTGTTAAAGCCTGGTCCCAGGCCCTCTACGGCACCCCGCCCGTGATCGACCTGGAAGATTTTGACTGGTCGCAGGTAGAAGTTGTTCCCGACCAGTGGGGGCGTGTGGCTATTCATCTGATCGGGGAGGTTGCCGAGCAGGTTGCGGAGACTATGGGAGGCGCTACGCCCCACATCAGCCTCAGCATTAGTCACGACGGCGACTACGCCACGGCCACCTGCTGTATCGCGTTGATGGTGGGGTAG
- a CDS encoding winged helix-turn-helix domain-containing protein: protein MSTHPRNDLNPAFTNPLRFSLMATLAGVEKLPFKDARDYLGTTDSTLSKHASALEEAGFVTIMKGFLGKKPQTTLKLSKQGRTAWAAHLDALRQIAFPQDTES, encoded by the coding sequence ATGAGCACCCACCCTCGCAATGACCTCAACCCGGCGTTCACTAATCCGCTGCGGTTTTCCCTGATGGCTACGCTCGCGGGCGTCGAGAAGCTGCCGTTCAAGGATGCCCGGGATTACCTGGGCACCACCGATTCGACGCTTTCTAAGCACGCGAGCGCGTTGGAGGAAGCGGGGTTCGTCACCATCATGAAAGGGTTTTTGGGCAAAAAGCCGCAGACAACCCTGAAGCTCAGCAAACAGGGCCGCACGGCGTGGGCGGCGCATCTCGACGCCCTGCGACAGATCGCCTTCCCCCAAGACACCGAGAGTTAG
- a CDS encoding Ig-like domain-containing protein, giving the protein MSRLMNARRCALLGVALLLSIGINVSGAFADLAGAHFARTSFVEMQLAEAHAATSHHQSDVIVQAQANNTAQVNHVGTAANAPTFIDIDAPIITASALPITENSEVTFSWPWSLSGGEFEGQQFTIQFPKQFRVPATFFNALHDSSGRTVGDCTSDRRTNLVTCTFDDSLAGHNNAIGTLTTEVKALSSYDSMDIDFNINGTDQSITLPGDGPSGIVKAAPTLPAHITVEGQQINGTLIRWVVSAPGALLHDKLGERSLRFDSRLSGPRNAVGHVYINSDADELIEYTAEQRDDPFSVPDEQHHAASITQGIKDGGLAQSIVAEPPSGGWKSDHYYLVVFYSTTADAQPVASPIHLTSYGVVQDIMDSIVTETVFQPDAPAAAESQDSLLRFSTPINPTAPAIPAAPAVNRVSPIRTASEAQSLKDVGAFVFLPLALLFLGIIVCALVRVLSKDH; this is encoded by the coding sequence GTGAGTCGCTTGATGAATGCTCGACGCTGCGCTCTGCTTGGCGTTGCACTGCTGCTATCTATCGGTATTAACGTCAGCGGGGCATTCGCCGACCTCGCTGGAGCCCACTTTGCCAGAACTTCGTTTGTCGAAATGCAGCTCGCCGAAGCTCACGCAGCAACCTCTCACCACCAATCCGATGTCATCGTCCAAGCCCAAGCAAACAACACTGCCCAGGTAAATCACGTCGGTACCGCCGCCAATGCGCCCACCTTCATTGACATTGATGCCCCCATTATCACGGCATCTGCCCTCCCTATAACGGAAAATTCGGAAGTGACATTCAGTTGGCCATGGTCGCTGTCGGGCGGGGAGTTTGAAGGTCAACAATTCACCATTCAATTTCCCAAGCAATTCCGAGTTCCGGCCACGTTTTTCAATGCCCTGCACGACAGTAGCGGGCGCACGGTTGGCGACTGCACCTCAGACCGTCGCACTAACCTGGTCACCTGCACTTTTGATGATTCCCTGGCCGGTCATAACAATGCTATTGGCACGCTCACCACGGAAGTCAAAGCTTTGAGCAGTTATGATTCCATGGACATTGACTTCAATATCAACGGCACTGACCAGAGTATTACTCTGCCGGGCGATGGCCCTTCCGGCATTGTGAAAGCGGCCCCCACACTTCCTGCTCACATAACGGTGGAAGGCCAGCAGATTAACGGCACACTTATTCGCTGGGTGGTCAGTGCACCGGGTGCCTTACTGCATGACAAGCTGGGGGAGCGGTCGTTGCGATTTGATAGCCGCCTTTCGGGGCCGCGCAACGCTGTTGGCCATGTCTATATCAATTCCGATGCGGACGAATTGATCGAATACACCGCTGAGCAACGGGACGATCCCTTTTCGGTGCCGGATGAGCAGCACCATGCGGCTAGCATTACCCAGGGAATTAAAGACGGCGGTCTCGCCCAATCCATTGTTGCCGAACCTCCATCGGGTGGATGGAAGTCCGACCACTATTACCTGGTGGTTTTCTACTCAACCACTGCCGACGCTCAGCCCGTGGCATCTCCCATTCATCTCACGTCCTATGGGGTGGTGCAGGACATCATGGACAGCATTGTGACGGAAACGGTGTTCCAACCCGATGCCCCCGCCGCAGCTGAATCCCAGGATTCCCTTCTCCGCTTTTCGACGCCCATTAACCCCACCGCCCCCGCTATCCCCGCCGCTCCCGCCGTGAATCGTGTTAGTCCGATACGCACCGCATCGGAGGCGCAGAGCCTCAAGGATGTCGGTGCCTTCGTGTTTCTTCCATTAGCTTTACTGTTCCTGGGGATTATAGTGTGTGCGCTGGTGCGGGTTCTATCGAAGGACCACTAA